The following are encoded together in the Platichthys flesus chromosome 9, fPlaFle2.1, whole genome shotgun sequence genome:
- the LOC133961168 gene encoding uncharacterized protein LOC133961168 produces MNKTLFTLLLIVPLVSGGSHPTCSSLSLTVEEGEDVSLWCGLVPLVNLMNYTVEVTRTDISQYVLLYRDRRVLLNAQMKQYRHRTTLDHKGLIMGNISVQISSVKMSDRGDYTCLIPKLKPRCIITLHVVEHRNHVSAAPHLENNSTSNQPGKGAVPAIAAVVLCVLLSLGALLCVDFLRLRSGRNSLTGNCVMRCRGQKHQDPFNGYRAATGSGPVYIQEMVQTDEMRGTGPCEMRAQTSPHLEH; encoded by the exons atgaacaAGACTCTGTTCACTTTACTGCTCATTGTCCCACTTGTCTCTG gtGGATCTCATCCCACATGTTCGAGTCTCTCATTAACGGTGGAAGAAGGTGAAGACGTGAGTCTTTGGTGTGGACTTGTTCCCTTGGTCAACTTGATGAATTACACAGTGGAAGTTACAAGAACTGACATCAGCCAGTATGTCCTCCTGTATCGAGACAGAAGAGTCCTCCTCAACGCCCAGATGAAGCAGTACAGACACAGAACCACACTGGACCACAAAGGCCTGATCATGGGAAACATCTCAGTGCAGATCTCCTCTGTGAAGATGTCTGACAGAGGAGATTACACATGTTTGATCCCCAAACTGAAACCCAGGTGCATCATCACCCTGCATGTTG TGGAACACAGGAACCACGTCAGTGCTGCGCCTCATCTGGAGAACAACTCCACATCCAACCAGCCGGGGAAAG GTGCTGTTCCAGCCATTGCTGCTGTGGTCCTCtgtgttcttctttctcttgGTGCTCTCCTGTGTGTGGACTTCCTCAGACTGAGAAGTGGAAGAAACA GTCTCACAGGGAATTGTGTGATGAGATGCAGAGGACAAAAGCACCAAGATCCCTTCAATGGTTACCGTGCTGCGACcggatcgggtccagtctacatccaggagaTGGTCCAAACGGATGAAATGAGAGGAACAGGCCCCTGTGAGATGCGAGCACAGACTTCCCCTCACTTGGAGCATTAA